One Bradyrhizobium sp. CCGB12 genomic window carries:
- a CDS encoding SDR family NAD(P)-dependent oxidoreductase produces MDLGLKGKNAIVLGGTRGIGRAIAATLAGEGANVAVCARNADQVAVTVTELKASGIRAIGGPVDVTDGAALKAWIENAAKELGGIDLLFSNAGAMAQGGDPASWEQNFRLDVLGAVHAFDAARPFLEASGASSGDSAFVIISSISAAQADTASSYGPIKAALIHMAKGLARQYAKKKIRVNVVSPGTVYFKGGVWEMVEQNMPERYNDAMKRNPTGRMATPQEIASAAVFLASPVSSFTTGSNLVVDGAISNRVNF; encoded by the coding sequence ATGGATCTCGGCCTCAAGGGAAAGAACGCCATCGTGCTCGGCGGCACGCGCGGCATCGGGCGGGCGATTGCGGCAACGCTTGCCGGTGAAGGCGCCAATGTGGCGGTGTGCGCGCGCAACGCCGATCAGGTTGCGGTTACCGTCACTGAACTGAAGGCGAGCGGAATCCGCGCCATTGGTGGCCCGGTCGACGTCACCGACGGCGCGGCGCTGAAAGCCTGGATCGAGAACGCGGCAAAGGAGCTCGGCGGCATCGACTTGCTATTCTCCAATGCCGGCGCGATGGCGCAGGGCGGCGATCCCGCATCCTGGGAGCAGAATTTCCGGCTCGACGTGCTCGGTGCCGTGCACGCGTTCGACGCCGCGCGGCCGTTCCTCGAAGCCAGCGGCGCGAGCAGCGGCGATTCCGCCTTCGTGATCATCTCGTCGATCTCCGCGGCACAGGCGGACACGGCCAGCTCCTACGGTCCGATCAAGGCGGCGCTGATCCATATGGCCAAGGGACTGGCGCGGCAATACGCGAAGAAGAAGATCCGGGTCAACGTGGTGTCGCCCGGCACGGTCTATTTCAAGGGCGGCGTCTGGGAAATGGTCGAGCAGAACATGCCCGAGCGTTACAACGACGCGATGAAGCGCAATCCGACGGGCCGGATGGCCACGCCGCAGGAAATCGCGAGCGCGGCGGTGTTTCTGGCGAGCCCGGTGTCATCGTTCACGACGGGCTCCAATCTCGTCGTGGACGGCGCGATCTCGAACCGGGTGAATTTTTAG
- a CDS encoding integrase core domain-containing protein, translating into MRDNSFDRTIERNYLQKWRFLIAEYEEVKAGRSATFRRVGDFYKHHGTCSQTFRKYYNRYLRSGAEADLLPQRRGPKWRERREPQGIEAEIVACRTRGMNRYEVHAALRERRDTVPSLSTIYRVFKRNQLNRRTPTMREEKRRIIKDKIGELGHVDLHQLSRDMFLAPPSSPAFIVSLVDSCSRLAWAEVLTSKKALPVMFKTLKMINTLNVTYGIQFAEILSDNGAEFASRNTPEEHPFEAMLIELGIKHRYTRPYRPQTNGKVERFWRNLDDDVIEGATFDNLDHFANELFEYVIYYNNFRPHQALGGKTPKEFAEAQT; encoded by the coding sequence ATGCGCGACAACAGCTTCGACCGGACGATTGAGCGGAATTATCTTCAGAAGTGGCGGTTCCTGATCGCCGAGTATGAGGAGGTGAAGGCCGGGCGGTCGGCGACGTTCCGCCGGGTGGGAGACTTCTACAAGCACCACGGCACCTGCTCGCAGACCTTCCGGAAGTACTACAACCGCTACCTGCGGAGCGGCGCGGAGGCTGACCTGTTGCCGCAACGCCGCGGACCGAAGTGGCGCGAGCGCCGCGAGCCGCAAGGCATCGAGGCGGAGATCGTTGCTTGCCGAACGCGCGGCATGAACCGGTACGAGGTCCACGCTGCCTTGCGCGAACGGCGAGATACGGTACCGTCGCTCTCGACCATCTACCGGGTCTTCAAACGCAATCAGCTCAACCGCCGCACCCCGACGATGCGCGAGGAGAAACGTCGTATTATCAAGGACAAGATCGGCGAGCTCGGCCATGTCGACCTGCACCAGCTGTCCCGCGACATGTTCCTGGCGCCCCCCTCAAGCCCCGCCTTTATCGTCAGCCTGGTCGACAGTTGCTCGCGCCTGGCCTGGGCCGAGGTGCTGACTTCAAAAAAGGCCCTGCCGGTCATGTTTAAGACCTTGAAGATGATCAACACGCTCAACGTCACCTATGGGATCCAGTTTGCCGAGATCCTGTCCGACAACGGCGCGGAGTTCGCATCCCGCAACACGCCTGAAGAGCATCCCTTCGAGGCCATGCTGATCGAGCTCGGCATCAAGCATCGCTACACCAGACCCTACCGGCCGCAGACCAACGGCAAGGTCGAACGCTTCTGGCGAAACCTGGACGACGACGTCATCGAAGGCGCAACCTTCGATAACCTGGACCACTTCGCCAACGAGCTGTTCGAGTACGTGATCTACTACAATAACTTCAGGCCCCATCAGGCCCTCGGCGGCAAGACACCGAAGGAATTTGCCGAGGCCCAGACCTAA
- a CDS encoding error-prone DNA polymerase, whose translation MNTPAYAEIGITTNFSFLRGGSDPRAYVHQASILGIPAIGIADHNTLAGVVRAYKELDNDKVLHKPKLLIGARIVFIDGTPDILVYPRDRAAYGRLCQLLTRGKRGDDITRIEKGECRLTFADFVEFAEGQLLILTLPHRFEPAPALDVLAKLRDSRAAGVWLAASLIYRGDDRRRLARLDDLATKAKVPLLATNEVLYHDPGRRPLQDVLTCIREKTTIEAIGRKLEANAERFLKAPREMARLFRDFPEAVAETMRFADKIDFSLDQLKYQYPDEPVPPGKTAQGHLEDLTWAGVDKYFSGKIDDKLRATLNKELALIAELKYAHYFLTVHDIVHYARSQNILCQGRGSAANSAVCYVLGITSVDPTKVDLLFERFISKERLEPPDIDVDFEHSRREEVMQYVYRRYGRHRAAIIATVIHYRPRSAIRDVGKALGLTEDVTAALADTVWGSWGKGLNDMQVRQAGLDPKNPMINLAVELATELIEFPRHLSQHVGGYVLTQDRLDTYVPIGNAAMDDRTFIEWDKDDVDALSMMKVDVLALGMLTCIRKCFDLIADHKGKRWVLASVPQDDPKVYDMLCDGESLGVFQVESRAQMNMLPRLKPRTFYDLVIEVAIVRPGPIQGDMVHPYLRRRNGEEEERYPAPSPEHGEPDELYKVLHKTLGVPLFQEQAMRIAIEAAHFTPEEANGLRRAMATFRNVGTIGKFEDKMISKMIARGYAPEFAKNCFEQIKGFGSYGFPESHAASFAQLVYISSWLKHHHPDAFCCGLLNSQPMGFYAPAQIVGDAIKNKVKIRPIDVSHSFAQSTLEDRDGDHCAVRLGFRQIDGFHWLDPDDEFLKKEQAKRQAKAYVSPEDWADRTVAARNRRPFTSLEDFARDTGLPKRALILLADADAFRSLGLDRREALWQVRRLPDDVPLPLFEAATAREQPDEGAKPLPVMPRSEQVVADYQTIRLSLKGHPMEFLREMFSRERVIACKDVSHENERRRVRCAGVVLVRQRPGSASGVVFMTLEDETGIANVVVWPKIMEQYRKEVMGARLILVEGYIQSSPEKVTHLIAQRMIDRSHDLVGLANDALSSKHPLPAGTTVVEPLNDDPRAHADMPAQKIRHPRNVRILPPSRDFH comes from the coding sequence ATGAACACCCCTGCTTATGCCGAGATCGGCATCACCACCAATTTCTCCTTCCTGCGCGGCGGCTCTGATCCGCGCGCCTATGTGCATCAGGCCAGCATCCTCGGCATTCCCGCGATCGGCATCGCCGATCACAACACGCTCGCCGGCGTGGTACGGGCCTACAAGGAGCTCGACAATGACAAGGTGCTGCACAAGCCGAAGCTTTTGATCGGCGCTCGCATCGTCTTCATCGACGGCACGCCCGATATCCTGGTCTATCCGCGCGATCGCGCCGCCTATGGCCGGCTGTGCCAGCTTCTCACCAGGGGCAAGCGCGGCGACGACATCACGCGGATCGAGAAGGGCGAGTGCCGTCTCACCTTTGCCGACTTCGTGGAATTTGCGGAAGGCCAGTTGCTGATCCTGACATTGCCGCATCGTTTCGAGCCGGCTCCGGCGCTGGATGTTCTGGCAAAGCTCAGGGATAGCCGCGCCGCGGGCGTGTGGCTGGCGGCGAGCCTGATCTATCGCGGCGACGACCGGCGCCGCCTCGCGCGCCTCGATGATCTCGCCACCAAAGCAAAAGTGCCGCTGCTCGCAACCAACGAGGTGCTCTATCACGATCCCGGCCGCCGTCCGCTCCAGGACGTGCTGACCTGTATCCGGGAAAAGACCACGATCGAGGCGATCGGGAGAAAGCTCGAGGCCAATGCGGAGAGGTTTTTGAAGGCGCCGCGAGAAATGGCGCGGCTGTTCCGCGATTTCCCCGAGGCGGTCGCGGAGACCATGCGCTTTGCGGACAAGATCGACTTCTCGCTCGATCAGCTCAAATACCAGTATCCGGACGAGCCGGTGCCGCCGGGCAAGACCGCGCAAGGGCATCTGGAGGATTTGACCTGGGCGGGCGTCGACAAATATTTCAGCGGTAAGATCGACGACAAGCTGCGCGCGACGCTCAACAAGGAACTCGCGCTGATCGCCGAGCTGAAATACGCGCACTACTTTCTCACCGTGCACGACATCGTGCATTACGCGCGCAGCCAGAACATCCTGTGCCAGGGCCGCGGCTCGGCGGCGAACTCGGCCGTCTGCTACGTGCTCGGTATCACCTCGGTCGATCCGACCAAGGTCGATCTGTTGTTCGAGCGCTTCATCTCCAAGGAGCGGTTGGAGCCGCCCGATATCGACGTCGATTTTGAGCATTCGCGGCGCGAGGAGGTGATGCAATATGTCTATCGCCGCTACGGTCGTCATCGTGCGGCGATCATCGCCACCGTCATCCATTATCGCCCGCGCAGCGCCATCCGCGACGTCGGCAAGGCGCTGGGCCTGACCGAGGACGTCACCGCCGCGCTTGCCGACACCGTGTGGGGAAGCTGGGGCAAGGGCCTCAACGACATGCAGGTCAGGCAGGCCGGGCTCGATCCCAAAAATCCCATGATCAACCTCGCGGTCGAGCTTGCGACCGAGTTGATCGAATTCCCGCGCCATCTCTCCCAGCATGTCGGCGGCTATGTGCTCACGCAGGACCGGCTCGACACCTATGTGCCGATCGGCAACGCCGCGATGGACGATCGCACCTTCATCGAATGGGACAAGGACGACGTCGACGCGCTCAGCATGATGAAGGTCGACGTGCTCGCGCTGGGCATGCTGACTTGCATCCGCAAATGTTTTGACTTGATCGCGGACCACAAGGGCAAACGTTGGGTGCTGGCGAGCGTGCCGCAGGACGATCCCAAGGTCTACGACATGCTATGTGACGGGGAGTCGCTCGGCGTTTTCCAGGTCGAAAGCCGCGCGCAGATGAATATGCTGCCGCGCCTGAAGCCGCGGACGTTCTACGATCTCGTGATCGAAGTTGCGATCGTGCGGCCGGGGCCGATCCAGGGCGACATGGTGCATCCGTATTTGCGTCGGCGAAACGGTGAAGAGGAGGAAAGATATCCGGCTCCGTCACCAGAGCATGGTGAACCAGATGAACTCTACAAAGTCTTGCACAAGACGCTTGGCGTTCCTCTTTTTCAGGAACAGGCGATGCGGATCGCAATCGAAGCGGCGCACTTTACTCCTGAGGAGGCGAATGGTCTGCGCCGCGCGATGGCAACATTCCGCAACGTCGGGACCATCGGCAAGTTTGAAGACAAGATGATCAGTAAAATGATCGCGCGCGGCTATGCGCCGGAATTCGCCAAGAATTGTTTCGAACAGATCAAGGGCTTTGGCTCCTACGGTTTCCCGGAGAGTCACGCTGCGAGCTTCGCACAACTCGTCTATATCTCGTCATGGCTAAAGCATCACCACCCCGATGCCTTCTGCTGCGGCCTCCTGAACTCGCAGCCGATGGGTTTTTACGCGCCAGCGCAGATCGTTGGAGATGCGATCAAGAACAAGGTCAAGATTCGTCCGATAGATGTTTCGCATAGTTTCGCGCAGAGCACGCTAGAGGATCGGGATGGAGACCATTGCGCCGTACGCCTGGGTTTCCGCCAGATCGACGGCTTCCACTGGCTGGATCCGGATGATGAATTCCTCAAGAAAGAACAGGCGAAGCGGCAAGCCAAAGCATACGTCAGCCCGGAAGACTGGGCCGACCGTACCGTCGCCGCCCGCAACCGCCGTCCCTTTACCTCGCTCGAAGACTTCGCCCGCGACACCGGCCTGCCCAAGCGCGCGCTGATCCTGCTGGCGGATGCCGACGCCTTCCGCTCGCTCGGGCTCGACCGCCGCGAGGCGCTATGGCAGGTGCGGCGGCTACCCGACGACGTGCCGCTGCCGCTGTTCGAGGCGGCCACCGCGCGCGAGCAGCCGGACGAGGGCGCAAAACCATTGCCGGTGATGCCGCGTTCCGAGCAGGTCGTCGCCGACTACCAGACCATCCGCCTGTCGCTGAAGGGGCATCCGATGGAGTTCTTGCGCGAAATGTTTTCGCGCGAGCGCGTCATCGCCTGCAAGGATGTCAGCCATGAGAACGAGCGTCGCCGCGTCCGCTGCGCCGGCGTGGTCTTGGTGCGGCAGCGGCCGGGCAGCGCTAGCGGCGTCGTGTTCATGACGCTGGAGGACGAGACCGGCATCGCCAATGTCGTGGTCTGGCCCAAGATCATGGAGCAGTATCGCAAGGAGGTGATGGGCGCGCGCCTCATCCTGGTCGAAGGCTATATCCAGAGCAGCCCGGAAAAGGTAACGCATCTCATCGCCCAGCGCATGATCGACCGCTCGCACGATCTGGTCGGCCTTGCCAACGATGCCCTGAGTAGCAAGCATCCGTTGCCGGCAGGCACCACCGTGGTCGAACCGCTCAACGACGACCCCCGTGCACATGCCGATATGCCGGCGCAAAAAATCCGCCACCCCCGCAACGTCCGCATCCTGCCGCCGTCACGGGACTTTCATTGA
- a CDS encoding DNA polymerase Y family protein has protein sequence MSASSVSRRRILSLWLPRLPIDRIQRFFNAGRGNTNDPSIVVIKDNNALVIHSLDEVAERLGLHIGQPLANARAMCPDLRVFDADTVADAKTLSDIADWCDRFTPLVALDPPHGLFLDITGCAHLFGGEAALLRTLVRALARQGFAVSAAIAGTSVCARTLTRQATGSIVADGEEVEAISRFPISALGAGETITAGLRRAGLKTIGDVASRTPSEITARFGAHFSTLLAHALGQGDAPINPRKLLPDYIVEKRFAEPIATDTMIAMTLSRLADTLVTSMEKQGKGARRLEAAFFRTDGVVRAITVETGRPVTRSAVIDRLFRERLDALADPLDPGFGFDMVRLSASRTEIVVQEQHDLDAHVHDNDELAALIDRIAARIGGKRVVVHLPEDTHIPECAVLAAPAQHHLAAAMQAEWPDRAESEPPLRPLRLFDKPEPIKVPFATVPDGPPHQFTWRRALHAVVRVEGPERIAMEWWRQDGKQLTRDYFRIEDAEGLRFWIFRDGLYEGECFDDDGKPVPPSWYVHGLFA, from the coding sequence ATGAGTGCCAGTTCAGTGAGCCGTCGACGTATCCTCAGCCTGTGGCTGCCGCGTCTGCCCATCGACCGGATCCAGCGTTTCTTCAACGCCGGGCGGGGTAACACCAATGATCCCAGCATTGTCGTCATCAAGGACAACAATGCGCTGGTGATCCATTCGCTGGATGAGGTCGCCGAGCGCCTAGGGCTGCATATCGGCCAGCCCTTGGCCAATGCGCGAGCGATGTGTCCGGACTTGCGTGTGTTCGACGCCGATACCGTCGCCGATGCGAAGACGCTCAGCGACATCGCCGACTGGTGCGATCGCTTCACGCCCCTGGTGGCGCTCGATCCCCCGCATGGCCTGTTCCTTGACATCACCGGCTGCGCGCATCTGTTCGGCGGCGAAGCCGCGTTGTTACGGACATTGGTTCGCGCATTGGCTCGGCAGGGTTTTGCCGTCAGCGCGGCGATCGCGGGCACCTCGGTCTGCGCGCGCACGCTGACGCGGCAGGCCACGGGTAGCATTGTGGCCGATGGCGAGGAGGTGGAGGCGATCAGCCGGTTTCCGATATCCGCGCTCGGCGCAGGCGAGACCATCACCGCCGGCCTGCGCCGCGCCGGCCTGAAGACCATTGGCGATGTCGCCTCGCGCACGCCGAGCGAGATCACGGCGCGGTTCGGCGCGCACTTCTCCACGCTGCTCGCGCATGCGCTGGGGCAGGGCGATGCGCCGATCAATCCGCGAAAGCTGCTGCCCGATTACATCGTGGAGAAACGTTTTGCCGAGCCGATTGCGACCGACACCATGATCGCGATGACACTGTCGCGGCTGGCGGACACGCTTGTTACGTCCATGGAGAAGCAGGGCAAGGGCGCGCGGCGCCTGGAGGCTGCGTTCTTCCGCACCGACGGCGTGGTGCGCGCGATCACGGTCGAGACCGGACGTCCTGTGACGCGAAGTGCAGTCATCGACCGGCTGTTCCGCGAGCGGTTAGATGCGCTCGCCGATCCCCTCGATCCCGGTTTCGGCTTCGACATGGTGCGGCTGTCGGCGAGCCGCACCGAGATCGTGGTGCAGGAGCAGCACGATCTCGACGCCCATGTCCACGACAATGACGAGCTTGCCGCGCTGATCGACCGCATCGCTGCGCGCATCGGCGGCAAGCGCGTCGTCGTGCACCTGCCTGAGGATACCCATATACCCGAATGTGCGGTGCTGGCCGCGCCGGCGCAGCATCATCTCGCTGCTGCCATGCAGGCCGAATGGCCTGATCGTGCCGAGAGCGAGCCGCCGCTGCGCCCGTTGCGGCTGTTCGACAAGCCGGAGCCGATCAAGGTGCCGTTCGCGACCGTGCCGGATGGTCCGCCGCATCAATTCACCTGGCGCCGCGCGTTGCATGCGGTGGTGCGGGTGGAGGGGCCCGAGCGCATCGCGATGGAGTGGTGGCGGCAGGACGGCAAGCAGCTGACGCGGGATTATTTCCGCATCGAGGATGCCGAAGGCCTGCGCTTCTGGATCTTTCGTGACGGACTTTATGAGGGGGAGTGCTTCGATGACGACGGCAAGCCCGTTCCTCCCAGCTGGTATGTGCACGGTCTCTTCGCATGA
- a CDS encoding ImuA family protein has product MSGARGSALAMLRGQIERIETAEVVHQHDRVALGHSEADGTLKGGLARAAIHEVFCEGRQGAAATGFVTGLAGRVTARKPLLWVRQDFSEIEMGALSMSGLAEFGLDPRRVVMVRAADVESALRTSADALACDALGAVVLELWGETRQFDLVASRKLTLAAQGSGVTGLMLRMAAQPLPSTAETRWMLRAAHSPPGPVWSAWGAPCFDAELLRNRHGPCGRWIMEWKCDECQFSEPSTYPQPVAAASAHRPDPAFLQRRAG; this is encoded by the coding sequence ATGAGCGGCGCACGTGGAAGCGCGCTTGCGATGTTGCGCGGCCAGATCGAGCGCATCGAGACGGCGGAGGTCGTGCATCAGCACGACCGCGTCGCGCTCGGCCACAGCGAGGCGGACGGCACGCTGAAGGGCGGGCTCGCACGCGCGGCGATCCACGAGGTGTTTTGCGAGGGGCGCCAAGGCGCCGCCGCAACGGGTTTTGTCACCGGGCTTGCAGGCCGCGTGACGGCACGCAAGCCGCTGTTGTGGGTGCGGCAGGATTTTTCGGAAATCGAAATGGGTGCGCTGTCGATGAGCGGGCTTGCCGAGTTCGGCCTAGATCCGCGCCGCGTGGTGATGGTGCGCGCCGCCGATGTCGAGAGCGCACTGCGCACCTCGGCGGACGCGCTCGCCTGCGATGCGCTCGGCGCCGTGGTGCTCGAGCTCTGGGGCGAGACCAGGCAGTTCGATCTGGTGGCGAGCCGCAAGCTGACGCTCGCCGCGCAAGGCTCCGGTGTCACCGGGCTGATGCTGCGGATGGCCGCGCAGCCTTTGCCGTCGACTGCCGAGACCAGATGGATGCTGCGCGCGGCACATTCGCCGCCGGGCCCGGTGTGGAGTGCCTGGGGTGCGCCGTGTTTCGATGCCGAGCTCTTGCGCAATCGTCATGGCCCGTGCGGCCGATGGATCATGGAATGGAAATGTGATGAGTGCCAGTTCAGTGAGCCGTCGACGTATCCTCAGCCTGTGGCTGCCGCGTCTGCCCATCGACCGGATCCAGCGTTTCTTCAACGCCGGGCGGGGTAA